From one Amia ocellicauda isolate fAmiCal2 chromosome 17, fAmiCal2.hap1, whole genome shotgun sequence genomic stretch:
- the pitpnm2 gene encoding membrane-associated phosphatidylinositol transfer protein 2 isoform X1: MLIKEYRIPLPMSVEEYRIAQLYMIQKKSREETCGEGSGVEILENRPYTDGPGGSGQYTHKVYHIGMHIPSWFRSILPKAALRVEEESWNAYPYTRTRYTCPFVEKFSIDIETYYKPDLGDQLDVFNLSSAERRQRVLDPIDIVKDPIPPHEYKAEEDPKLYKSIKTKRGPLTEDWIEEFNNNPGKMPIMCAYKLCKVEFRYWGMQSKIERFIHDVGLRKVMVRAHRQAWCWQDEWYGLTIDDIRQLERETQLMLAQKMAQFSCSEEAEQNGASASPGDKDQETKAMSSIEAEEPAGAMADSLQGRAGLTKQWSTSSKSSRSSKRGGSPSRHSISEWRMQSIARDSEESSDDEFFDAHEDLSDNEELFPKEITKWSSNDLMDKIETTDTDEVQGDLYQDTTVASGVEGLGIIEDGSSQPSLQPCKIHVLILVLHGGNILDTGSGDQSSKQGDVNTITTAFETVMRVHYPAALGRIAIRLVPCPAICAEAFSLVSNLSPYSYDEGCLSNSQDHIPLAALPLLATSSPLYQEAVATVIVRANQVFGDFIKSQEGASFTGQVCLIGDCVGGILGFDALCNSNQTVSESQNSSRRGSVVSVQDNDLLSPGIIVNNSYCSSSSNLEGSRHLSRSNIDIPRSGADDPKKQLPRKRSDSSTYELDTIKQHQAFLSSLHSSVLRNDPSSRRSSSSTMLDGGSLGKFEFEVSDFFLFGSPLGLVLALRKTVIPALDVPQLRPACQQVYNLFHPADPSASRLEPLLEKKFHLLPPLNVPRYQRFPLGDGNSALLVETVQSNPIILMESSGSLTALRCQEGVSETSIPVPVLNWQDGSVKSPAAVESDVVQSHGAVFVDNSSPSSPITAPHCRGLRRASEVSIASQVSGMADSYTASNIANNRACQLNQSKKLSLLSQLALPYNKTFLRSPSPKSHRKPQADTDTDPACLSHIKRSSAMGPSHSPGSVLMISQLDVEQVAARWWGTKRIDFALYCPDALTAFPTVALPHLFHASYWESTDVVSFLLRQVMRHENSSILELDGKEVSVFSPSKPREKWLRKRTHVKIRNVTANHRVNDAVFTEDGQQVVMGRFMYGPLDMVTLTGEKVDIHIMTQPPTGEWVYFDTELTNSSGRISYVIPENKRLGIGVYPVKLVVRGDHTFADSYLTVLPRGTEFVVFSIDGSFAASVSIMGSDPKVRAGAVDVVRHWQDLGYLIIYVTGRPDMQKQRVVAWLSQHNFPHGIVSFCDGLVHDPLRHKANFLKSLITEAHMKIYAAYGSTKDISVYTSIGLSPSQIYIVGRPTKKMQHQCQFITDGYAAHLSQLEYSHRSRPAKTSTRMVLRKGSFGLGGNTDFLRKRNHLLRTISSQPSTGTTSPTTSHGKPERTQSQSETERERMERTQRSMSIAAGCWGRSSSTKLEAGVLSPK, encoded by the exons ATACACCTGCCCCTTCGTGGAGAAGTTCTCAATTGACATAGAGACGTATTACAAACCCGACCTAGGGGACCAGCTGGATGTTTTCAACCTGTCGTCTGCAGAGAGGAGGCAGCGTGTTTTAG ATCCAATCGATATTGTGAAGGACCCCATCCCCCCGCATGAGTACAAGGCTGAGGAGGACCCCAAGCTGTACAAGTCCATCAAGACAAAGAGGGGCCCGCTGACAGAGGACTGGATCGAAGAGTTCAACAACAACCCGGGGAAGATGCCCATCATGTGCGCGTACAAGCTCTGCAAAGTGGAGTTCCGCTACTGGGGCATGCAGTCCAAAATTGAGAGGTTCATCCACGATGTAG GTCTGCGGAAGGTGATGGTGAGGGCCCACCGCCAAGCCTGGTGCTGGCAAGATGAGTGGTACGGGCTGACGATCGACGACATCCGGCAGCTGGAGCGCGAAACGCAGCTGATGCTGGCCCAGAAGATGGCGCAGTTCAGTTGCAGCGAGGAGGCTGAGCAGAACGGGGCCAGCGCCTCGCCAGGGGACAAGGACCAGGAGACCAAGGCCATGTCCTCCATTGAGGCCGAGGAGCCGGCCGGGGCCATGGCAGATTCCCTGCAAGGCCGGGCAGGGCTCACGAAGCAGTGGTCCACCTCCTCCAAGTCGTCCCGCTCATCCAAGAGAGGAG GCAGTCCGTCTCGTCACAGCATTTCCGAGTGGAGGATGCAGAGTATTGCGCGTGACTCTGAGGAGAGCTCTGACGATGAGTTCTTCGACGCGCACG AGGACCTGTCTGACAACGAAGAGCTCTTTCCAAAAGAGATCACCAAGTGGAGCTCGAATGACCTGATGGATAAAATCGAGACCACAGATACAGATGAGGTCCAAG GAGACCTTTACCAGGACACAACAGTTGCTTCCGGTGTGGAAGGACTCGGCATCATTGAG GACGGCTCCTCCCAGCCATCTCTGCAGCCCTGCAAGATCCATGTCCTCATCCTGGTCCTGCATGGGGGGAACATCCTGGACACTGGCAGCGGGGACCAGAGCAGCAAGCAGGGGGACGTCAACACCATCACCACGGCCTTCGAGACGGTGATGCGGGTGCACTACCCTGCCGCTCTCGGCCGCATCGCCATCCGCCTGGTGccctgccctgccatctgtgcAGAGGCTTTCTCCCTGGTGTCCAA CCTGAGTCCGTACAGCTACGATGAGGGCTGTCTGTCCAACAGCCAGGACCACATTCCCCTGGCCGCCCTGCCTCTGCTGGCCACCTCCTCGCCGCTGTACCAGGAGGCGGTCGCTACGGTGATCGTGCGGGCCAATCAGGTGTTTGGTGACTTCATCAAATCCCAGGAGGGAGCCTCCTTCACCGGTCAG GTGTGTTTGATAGGAGACTGCGTGGGAGGCATTTTGGGATTCGACGCTCTGTGTAACAGTAACCAGACAGTGTCGGAGAGCCAGAACAGCAGCCGCAGAGGTAGTGTGGTGAGTGTCCAG GACAATGACCTGCTCTCTCCGGGCATCATCGTCAACAACAGCTACTGCTCCAGCAGTTCCAACCTGGAGGGAAGCCGGCACCTCAGCCGCAGCAACATCGACATCCCTCGCAGCGGCGCCGATGACCCCAAGAAACAGCTGCCCCGCAAGAGGAGCGACTCGTCCACCTACGAGCTGGACACCATCAAACAGCACCAGGCCTTCCTGTCCAG CCTGCACTCCAGTGTCCTGCGGAATGACCCCAGCTCCCGCAGGTCCAGTAGCTCCACCATGCTGGACGGGGGCTCCCTGGGGAAGTTTGAGTTCGAGGTGTCCGACTTCTTCCTGTTCGGCTCTCCCCTGGGCCTTGTTCTCGCACTGAGGAAAACCGTCATCCCAGCGTTGGATG TGCCTCAGCTCCGCCCAGCCTGCCAGCAGGTGTACAACCTGTTCCATCCAGCCGACCCCTCTGCCTCCCGACTGGAGCCGCTGCTGGAGAAGAAGTTCCACCTGCTGCCCCCGTTGAACGTGCCGCGATACCAGCGCTTCCCCCTCGGAGACGGCAACTCGGCTCTCCTGG TCGAGACAGTCCAGAGCAATCCCATAATCCTCATGGAGAGCAGTGGCTCATTGACTGCTCTCCGCTGCCAGGAGGGCGTCAGCGAGACCAGTATCCCAGTCCCGGTTCTTAACTGGCAAGATGGCTCCGTAAAAAGTCCAGCTGCTGTGGAGT CAGACGTTGTTCAGTCTCATGGTGCTGTCTTCGTGGACAATTCgtccccctcctcccccattACAGCCCCTCACTGCCGGGGCCTGCGGAGAGCCAGTGAGGTCAGCATTGCCAGCCAGGTCTCAGGAATGGCAGACAGTTACACTGCCTCCAACATAGCTAACA aCCGAGCATGCCAACTTAACCAATCCAAAAAACTTAGCCTTTTATCCCAACTTGCTCTCCCATACAATAAAACCTTTCTAAGAAGCCCCTCCCCAAAGTCCCATAGAAAACCCCaggcagacacagacacagacccaGCTTGCTTGAGTCATATAAAGCGGAGCAGTGCCATGGGGCCCAGTCACAGTCCTGGGAGCGTTTTGATGATCTCACAGCTGGATGTTGAGCAAG TTGCTGCGCGTTGGTGGGGCACAAAGAGGATAGATTTTGCCCTGTACTGCCCAGACGCACTGACGGCCTTCCCCACAGTTGCACTGCCACACCTCTTCCACGCCAGCTACTGGGAGTCCACAGACGTGGTGTCCTTCCTGCTCAGACAG GTCATGAGACACGAGAACTCCAGCATCCTGGAGCTGGACGGCAAGGAGGTCTCTGTGTTCAGCCCTTCCAAACCCAGAGAGAAGTGGCTGAGGAAGAGGACCCACGTCAAGATAAGG AATGTGACGGCAAACCATCGCGTGAACGATGCCGTGTTCACGGAGGATGGGCAGCAGGTGGTGATGGGCAGGTTCATGTATGGCCCCCTGGACATGGTCACCCTGACCGGGGAGAAG GTGGACATACACATCATGACCCAGCCCCCGACAGGAGAATGGGTCTACTTTGACACCGAGCTGACCAACAGCAGCGGACGCATCTCCTACGTCATCCCAGAAAACAAGCGCCTGGGCATCGGAGTGTACCCAGTGAAGCTGGTGGTCAG GGGTGACCACACATTTGCAGACAGCTACCTGACCGTGCTGCCCAGGGGCACCGAGTTTGTGGTGTTCAGCATTGATGGCTCCTTTGCCGCCAGCGTCTCCATCATGGGCAGCGACCCCAAAGTCAGAGCAGGAGCTGTGGATGTTGTCAG GCACTGGCAGGACCTGGGCTACCTGATCATCTATGTGACGGGGCGGCCGGACATGCAAAAGCAGAGGGTAGTGGCCTGGCTCTCCCAACACAACTTCCCACACGGCATTGTGTCCTTCTGCGACGGTCTGGTCCATGACCCTCTGCGTCACAAAGCCAACTTCCTCAAGTCACTCATCACTGAG GCACATATGAAGATTTATGCTGCGTATGGCTCCACTAAAGACATCTCAGTGTACACCTCCATTGGATTGTCACCTTCTCAGATCTACATTGTTGGCAGACCAACCAAAAAAATGCAGCATCAGTGTCAG TTCATCACAGACGGCTACGCGGCCCACCTGTCCCAGCTGGAGTATAGTCACCGCTCGCGTCCCGCCAAGACCAGCACGCGGATGGTCCTACGCAAGGGCAGCTTCGGGCTGGGCGGAAACACAGACTTCCTGAGGAAACGCAACCACCTGCTGCGGACCATCTCCTCCCAGCCCAGCACTGGCACCACCAGCCCCACAACCAGCCACGGCAAGCCCGAGAGGACGCAGAGCCAGTCGGAAACCGAGCGTGAGAGGATGGAGCGGACCCAGAGAAGTATGAGCATCGCAGCGGGGTGCTGGGgccgcagcagcagcaccaAACTGGAAGCCGGCGTGTTGAGTCCGAAGTAG
- the pitpnm2 gene encoding membrane-associated phosphatidylinositol transfer protein 2 isoform X2, with protein MLIKEYRIPLPMSVEEYRIAQLYMIQKKSREETCGEGSGVEILENRPYTDGPGGSGQYTHKVYHIGMHIPSWFRSILPKAALRVEEESWNAYPYTRTRYTCPFVEKFSIDIETYYKPDLGDQLDVFNLSSAERRQRVLDPIDIVKDPIPPHEYKAEEDPKLYKSIKTKRGPLTEDWIEEFNNNPGKMPIMCAYKLCKVEFRYWGMQSKIERFIHDVGLRKVMVRAHRQAWCWQDEWYGLTIDDIRQLERETQLMLAQKMAQFSCSEEAEQNGASASPGDKDQETKAMSSIEAEEPAGAMADSLQGRAGLTKQWSTSSKSSRSSKRGGSPSRHSISEWRMQSIARDSEESSDDEFFDAHEDLSDNEELFPKEITKWSSNDLMDKIETTDTDEVQGDLYQDTTVASGVEGLGIIEDGSSQPSLQPCKIHVLILVLHGGNILDTGSGDQSSKQGDVNTITTAFETVMRVHYPAALGRIAIRLVPCPAICAEAFSLVSNLSPYSYDEGCLSNSQDHIPLAALPLLATSSPLYQEAVATVIVRANQVFGDFIKSQEGASFTGQVCLIGDCVGGILGFDALCNSNQTVSESQNSSRRGSVVSVQDNDLLSPGIIVNNSYCSSSSNLEGSRHLSRSNIDIPRSGADDPKKQLPRKRSDSSTYELDTIKQHQAFLSSLHSSVLRNDPSSRRSSSSTMLDGGSLGKFEFEVSDFFLFGSPLGLVLALRKTVIPALDVPQLRPACQQVYNLFHPADPSASRLEPLLEKKFHLLPPLNVPRYQRFPLGDGNSALLVETVQSNPIILMESSGSLTALRCQEGVSETSIPVPVLNWQDGSVKSPAAVESDVVQSHGAVFVDNSSPSSPITAPHCRGLRRASEVSIASQVSGMADSYTASNIANIAARWWGTKRIDFALYCPDALTAFPTVALPHLFHASYWESTDVVSFLLRQVMRHENSSILELDGKEVSVFSPSKPREKWLRKRTHVKIRNVTANHRVNDAVFTEDGQQVVMGRFMYGPLDMVTLTGEKVDIHIMTQPPTGEWVYFDTELTNSSGRISYVIPENKRLGIGVYPVKLVVRGDHTFADSYLTVLPRGTEFVVFSIDGSFAASVSIMGSDPKVRAGAVDVVRHWQDLGYLIIYVTGRPDMQKQRVVAWLSQHNFPHGIVSFCDGLVHDPLRHKANFLKSLITEAHMKIYAAYGSTKDISVYTSIGLSPSQIYIVGRPTKKMQHQCQFITDGYAAHLSQLEYSHRSRPAKTSTRMVLRKGSFGLGGNTDFLRKRNHLLRTISSQPSTGTTSPTTSHGKPERTQSQSETERERMERTQRSMSIAAGCWGRSSSTKLEAGVLSPK; from the exons ATACACCTGCCCCTTCGTGGAGAAGTTCTCAATTGACATAGAGACGTATTACAAACCCGACCTAGGGGACCAGCTGGATGTTTTCAACCTGTCGTCTGCAGAGAGGAGGCAGCGTGTTTTAG ATCCAATCGATATTGTGAAGGACCCCATCCCCCCGCATGAGTACAAGGCTGAGGAGGACCCCAAGCTGTACAAGTCCATCAAGACAAAGAGGGGCCCGCTGACAGAGGACTGGATCGAAGAGTTCAACAACAACCCGGGGAAGATGCCCATCATGTGCGCGTACAAGCTCTGCAAAGTGGAGTTCCGCTACTGGGGCATGCAGTCCAAAATTGAGAGGTTCATCCACGATGTAG GTCTGCGGAAGGTGATGGTGAGGGCCCACCGCCAAGCCTGGTGCTGGCAAGATGAGTGGTACGGGCTGACGATCGACGACATCCGGCAGCTGGAGCGCGAAACGCAGCTGATGCTGGCCCAGAAGATGGCGCAGTTCAGTTGCAGCGAGGAGGCTGAGCAGAACGGGGCCAGCGCCTCGCCAGGGGACAAGGACCAGGAGACCAAGGCCATGTCCTCCATTGAGGCCGAGGAGCCGGCCGGGGCCATGGCAGATTCCCTGCAAGGCCGGGCAGGGCTCACGAAGCAGTGGTCCACCTCCTCCAAGTCGTCCCGCTCATCCAAGAGAGGAG GCAGTCCGTCTCGTCACAGCATTTCCGAGTGGAGGATGCAGAGTATTGCGCGTGACTCTGAGGAGAGCTCTGACGATGAGTTCTTCGACGCGCACG AGGACCTGTCTGACAACGAAGAGCTCTTTCCAAAAGAGATCACCAAGTGGAGCTCGAATGACCTGATGGATAAAATCGAGACCACAGATACAGATGAGGTCCAAG GAGACCTTTACCAGGACACAACAGTTGCTTCCGGTGTGGAAGGACTCGGCATCATTGAG GACGGCTCCTCCCAGCCATCTCTGCAGCCCTGCAAGATCCATGTCCTCATCCTGGTCCTGCATGGGGGGAACATCCTGGACACTGGCAGCGGGGACCAGAGCAGCAAGCAGGGGGACGTCAACACCATCACCACGGCCTTCGAGACGGTGATGCGGGTGCACTACCCTGCCGCTCTCGGCCGCATCGCCATCCGCCTGGTGccctgccctgccatctgtgcAGAGGCTTTCTCCCTGGTGTCCAA CCTGAGTCCGTACAGCTACGATGAGGGCTGTCTGTCCAACAGCCAGGACCACATTCCCCTGGCCGCCCTGCCTCTGCTGGCCACCTCCTCGCCGCTGTACCAGGAGGCGGTCGCTACGGTGATCGTGCGGGCCAATCAGGTGTTTGGTGACTTCATCAAATCCCAGGAGGGAGCCTCCTTCACCGGTCAG GTGTGTTTGATAGGAGACTGCGTGGGAGGCATTTTGGGATTCGACGCTCTGTGTAACAGTAACCAGACAGTGTCGGAGAGCCAGAACAGCAGCCGCAGAGGTAGTGTGGTGAGTGTCCAG GACAATGACCTGCTCTCTCCGGGCATCATCGTCAACAACAGCTACTGCTCCAGCAGTTCCAACCTGGAGGGAAGCCGGCACCTCAGCCGCAGCAACATCGACATCCCTCGCAGCGGCGCCGATGACCCCAAGAAACAGCTGCCCCGCAAGAGGAGCGACTCGTCCACCTACGAGCTGGACACCATCAAACAGCACCAGGCCTTCCTGTCCAG CCTGCACTCCAGTGTCCTGCGGAATGACCCCAGCTCCCGCAGGTCCAGTAGCTCCACCATGCTGGACGGGGGCTCCCTGGGGAAGTTTGAGTTCGAGGTGTCCGACTTCTTCCTGTTCGGCTCTCCCCTGGGCCTTGTTCTCGCACTGAGGAAAACCGTCATCCCAGCGTTGGATG TGCCTCAGCTCCGCCCAGCCTGCCAGCAGGTGTACAACCTGTTCCATCCAGCCGACCCCTCTGCCTCCCGACTGGAGCCGCTGCTGGAGAAGAAGTTCCACCTGCTGCCCCCGTTGAACGTGCCGCGATACCAGCGCTTCCCCCTCGGAGACGGCAACTCGGCTCTCCTGG TCGAGACAGTCCAGAGCAATCCCATAATCCTCATGGAGAGCAGTGGCTCATTGACTGCTCTCCGCTGCCAGGAGGGCGTCAGCGAGACCAGTATCCCAGTCCCGGTTCTTAACTGGCAAGATGGCTCCGTAAAAAGTCCAGCTGCTGTGGAGT CAGACGTTGTTCAGTCTCATGGTGCTGTCTTCGTGGACAATTCgtccccctcctcccccattACAGCCCCTCACTGCCGGGGCCTGCGGAGAGCCAGTGAGGTCAGCATTGCCAGCCAGGTCTCAGGAATGGCAGACAGTTACACTGCCTCCAACATAGCTAACA TTGCTGCGCGTTGGTGGGGCACAAAGAGGATAGATTTTGCCCTGTACTGCCCAGACGCACTGACGGCCTTCCCCACAGTTGCACTGCCACACCTCTTCCACGCCAGCTACTGGGAGTCCACAGACGTGGTGTCCTTCCTGCTCAGACAG GTCATGAGACACGAGAACTCCAGCATCCTGGAGCTGGACGGCAAGGAGGTCTCTGTGTTCAGCCCTTCCAAACCCAGAGAGAAGTGGCTGAGGAAGAGGACCCACGTCAAGATAAGG AATGTGACGGCAAACCATCGCGTGAACGATGCCGTGTTCACGGAGGATGGGCAGCAGGTGGTGATGGGCAGGTTCATGTATGGCCCCCTGGACATGGTCACCCTGACCGGGGAGAAG GTGGACATACACATCATGACCCAGCCCCCGACAGGAGAATGGGTCTACTTTGACACCGAGCTGACCAACAGCAGCGGACGCATCTCCTACGTCATCCCAGAAAACAAGCGCCTGGGCATCGGAGTGTACCCAGTGAAGCTGGTGGTCAG GGGTGACCACACATTTGCAGACAGCTACCTGACCGTGCTGCCCAGGGGCACCGAGTTTGTGGTGTTCAGCATTGATGGCTCCTTTGCCGCCAGCGTCTCCATCATGGGCAGCGACCCCAAAGTCAGAGCAGGAGCTGTGGATGTTGTCAG GCACTGGCAGGACCTGGGCTACCTGATCATCTATGTGACGGGGCGGCCGGACATGCAAAAGCAGAGGGTAGTGGCCTGGCTCTCCCAACACAACTTCCCACACGGCATTGTGTCCTTCTGCGACGGTCTGGTCCATGACCCTCTGCGTCACAAAGCCAACTTCCTCAAGTCACTCATCACTGAG GCACATATGAAGATTTATGCTGCGTATGGCTCCACTAAAGACATCTCAGTGTACACCTCCATTGGATTGTCACCTTCTCAGATCTACATTGTTGGCAGACCAACCAAAAAAATGCAGCATCAGTGTCAG TTCATCACAGACGGCTACGCGGCCCACCTGTCCCAGCTGGAGTATAGTCACCGCTCGCGTCCCGCCAAGACCAGCACGCGGATGGTCCTACGCAAGGGCAGCTTCGGGCTGGGCGGAAACACAGACTTCCTGAGGAAACGCAACCACCTGCTGCGGACCATCTCCTCCCAGCCCAGCACTGGCACCACCAGCCCCACAACCAGCCACGGCAAGCCCGAGAGGACGCAGAGCCAGTCGGAAACCGAGCGTGAGAGGATGGAGCGGACCCAGAGAAGTATGAGCATCGCAGCGGGGTGCTGGGgccgcagcagcagcaccaAACTGGAAGCCGGCGTGTTGAGTCCGAAGTAG